The following proteins come from a genomic window of Trinickia caryophylli:
- a CDS encoding hybrid-cluster NAD(P)-dependent oxidoreductase codes for MKRDAQPAEPLESRLTRNAFWNRLGERWTSELEETLVCCEVRDETHDVKSFFFMSREGRTFSFEPGQFVTLELEIDGEPVNRCYTISSAPTRPHTISITVKRVPGGKVSNWLHDHLRAGDAVRMLGPAGEFTCARHAAGKYLFLSAGSGVTPLMSMSRAHYELGEDRDIVFLHSARTPDDIIFARELELMAANRRHFRTAFVCERLGARTHWPGVTGFLTLPALELLAPDFMEREIFTCGPAPYMSAVRTMLAEAGFDSSRYHEESFSFETLAEPASAPAENTPEDASDPTGSFTVTFAKSAREIECGPTQHVLDAARQAGVRLPASCTQGMCGTCKVKLVAGQVEMKHNGGIRQREIDQGMVLLCCSKPLSDLVIDK; via the coding sequence ATGAAGCGAGATGCGCAACCGGCGGAGCCGCTCGAGAGCCGGCTCACGCGCAACGCGTTTTGGAACCGGCTCGGCGAGCGCTGGACGAGCGAACTCGAAGAGACCCTCGTATGTTGCGAGGTGCGCGACGAAACGCATGATGTGAAGAGCTTTTTCTTCATGTCGCGCGAAGGGCGGACGTTTTCGTTCGAGCCGGGGCAGTTCGTCACGCTCGAGCTCGAAATCGACGGCGAGCCGGTCAATCGTTGCTATACGATTTCGTCGGCGCCTACGCGCCCGCACACGATTTCGATCACGGTCAAGCGAGTGCCCGGCGGCAAAGTGTCGAACTGGTTGCACGACCACCTGCGAGCCGGCGATGCCGTGCGGATGCTCGGGCCGGCAGGCGAATTCACATGCGCGCGCCACGCTGCCGGGAAATACCTGTTTCTATCGGCCGGTTCGGGCGTGACGCCCTTGATGTCGATGAGCCGCGCACATTACGAACTCGGCGAGGATCGCGATATCGTGTTCCTGCACAGCGCGCGAACGCCCGACGACATCATCTTCGCGCGCGAACTCGAGCTGATGGCGGCGAACCGCCGGCACTTCCGTACGGCGTTCGTCTGCGAACGGCTGGGCGCGCGCACCCACTGGCCCGGCGTGACGGGTTTCCTGACATTGCCGGCGCTCGAGCTGCTCGCGCCCGATTTCATGGAGCGCGAGATATTCACCTGCGGCCCGGCACCGTACATGAGCGCCGTGCGCACGATGCTCGCCGAAGCGGGATTCGACAGCAGCCGGTATCACGAGGAAAGCTTTTCGTTCGAAACGCTGGCCGAGCCCGCTTCCGCGCCGGCTGAGAATACGCCTGAGGATGCGAGCGATCCGACCGGTTCCTTCACGGTGACCTTTGCGAAAAGCGCGCGGGAAATCGAATGCGGGCCCACGCAGCACGTGCTCGACGCCGCGCGGCAAGCCGGCGTGCGGCTGCCGGCATCGTGCACGCAAGGCATGTGCGGCACCTGCAAGGTGAAGCTCGTCGCCGGGCAGGTGGAGATGAAGCATAACGGCGGCATTCGTCAGCGCGAAATCGACCAGGGAATGGTGCTGCTGTGCTGCAGCAAGCCGTTGTCGGATCTCGTCATCGACAAGTAA
- a CDS encoding glycine betaine ABC transporter substrate-binding protein, producing MKLIKHLLLAASATALFAAMVVPAAADTKPTIKIGYVEGWDDSVATSNVAATIIEKRLGYPVKLVPVAAGVMWEGVARGDLDATLSAWLPVTQGAYWKRFQDKVVDLGPNFTDAKIGLIVPADAKVNSIADLEGQKEAFGGRIVGIDAGAGVMAKTADAIKAYKIGYQLMPSSGSAMTAELARDINMKKPVVVTGWAPHWMFAKWKLKFLEDPKKVYGEAEHVDSVINPELEKKAPEVVAFLKKFQWKTGQIDSVMLAAQNGKKPPEAANAWLSAHPDQVNEWLAGTK from the coding sequence ATGAAGCTGATCAAACACCTGCTGCTCGCCGCGTCGGCGACGGCGCTTTTCGCCGCGATGGTGGTGCCGGCCGCAGCCGATACCAAGCCGACCATCAAGATCGGCTATGTCGAAGGCTGGGACGACAGCGTGGCAACGTCGAACGTCGCCGCTACCATCATCGAAAAGCGTCTGGGCTACCCGGTGAAGCTCGTGCCGGTGGCGGCAGGCGTGATGTGGGAGGGGGTGGCGCGCGGCGACCTCGACGCGACGCTGTCCGCGTGGCTGCCCGTGACGCAGGGCGCCTACTGGAAGCGCTTTCAAGACAAGGTCGTCGATCTCGGCCCGAATTTTACCGATGCGAAAATCGGCCTGATCGTACCGGCCGATGCGAAGGTCAATTCGATCGCCGACCTCGAGGGGCAAAAGGAGGCCTTCGGCGGGCGCATCGTCGGCATCGACGCGGGCGCGGGCGTGATGGCCAAGACGGCCGACGCCATCAAGGCGTACAAGATCGGCTACCAGTTGATGCCGAGTTCGGGCAGCGCCATGACGGCTGAGCTCGCCCGCGACATCAATATGAAGAAACCAGTCGTGGTGACGGGTTGGGCGCCGCATTGGATGTTCGCGAAGTGGAAGCTCAAATTCCTCGAAGATCCGAAGAAGGTGTACGGTGAGGCGGAGCACGTCGATAGCGTGATCAACCCTGAACTCGAGAAGAAGGCGCCCGAAGTCGTCGCGTTCCTGAAGAAGTTCCAGTGGAAGACCGGGCAGATCGACAGCGTGATGCTCGCCGCGCAAAACGGCAAGAAACCGCCCGAGGCAGCCAACGCATGGCTTTCGGCGCATCCCGACCAAGTCAACGAGTGGCTGGCCGGAACGAAATAA
- the purU gene encoding formyltetrahydrofolate deformylase, whose translation MLSPDRPRQFVLTLAAPSTAGQVAAVVGLLDRHHGYIDELTVFDDESCRRFFMRCVFHGIHDNDVPLDVNVLKTAFAPIAREFDMQWDIHDASVRPTVLIMVSKLEHCLSDLLFRWRMGELAMDIVGVASNHSALEPLAAQHGLPFHHLPVTPDTKAQQETRLLELFESSGAELMVLARYMQILSAETSRRLAGRAINIHHSFLPGFKGAKPYHQAHARGVKLIGATAHFVTDDLDEGPIIEQAVERVDHSHSPERLLAVGRDVECITLARAVKAYIERRIFINGERTVVLQ comes from the coding sequence ATGCTCTCGCCCGACCGCCCGCGTCAGTTCGTGCTGACGCTCGCCGCCCCCAGCACCGCCGGACAGGTAGCCGCCGTTGTCGGCCTGCTCGACCGCCATCACGGCTACATCGATGAGCTGACCGTGTTCGACGACGAAAGCTGCAGGCGCTTTTTCATGCGCTGCGTCTTCCACGGCATCCACGATAACGACGTCCCGCTCGATGTGAACGTGCTGAAAACGGCGTTCGCACCGATCGCGCGCGAATTCGACATGCAGTGGGACATTCACGACGCCAGCGTGCGGCCGACGGTGCTCATCATGGTGTCGAAACTCGAGCACTGCCTGAGCGATCTTCTCTTTCGCTGGCGCATGGGCGAACTGGCAATGGACATCGTGGGCGTGGCGTCGAACCACTCCGCGCTCGAGCCGCTCGCCGCGCAACACGGTCTGCCGTTTCACCATCTTCCGGTCACGCCCGACACGAAGGCGCAGCAAGAAACGCGTCTTCTCGAACTGTTCGAATCGAGCGGCGCGGAACTGATGGTGCTCGCCCGCTACATGCAGATTCTCTCCGCCGAAACGAGCCGCCGGCTCGCCGGCCGCGCCATCAATATCCACCACTCGTTCCTGCCCGGTTTCAAAGGCGCGAAGCCCTATCACCAGGCGCACGCGCGTGGCGTAAAGCTGATCGGCGCGACGGCGCATTTCGTCACCGACGATCTCGACGAAGGGCCGATCATCGAGCAGGCAGTCGAGCGCGTCGACCATTCGCACAGCCCCGAGCGGCTCCTTGCCGTCGGACGCGACGTCGAATGCATCACGCTCGCCCGCGCCGTCAAAGCCTATATCGAGCGGCGGATCTTCATCAACGGCGAACGCACGGTTGTGCTGCAGTAA